In the genome of Marinomonas algicola, the window ATCCGCTATTTCATTGAAAATATCATGAACTTCTCGCAACTTTCCTTCTAAGACACTGTCATCAAGAGTAAACCACGTTGTAAACTCTGTAATGTCGGCACCGACAACAAATACGTCTTTTGCACTGTTAAATACAACACCAGTTACATTAGATACGGTTTTTACAACCGTTATCGCTTCGGCTAACTCTTTTAAAGTAAGTTGATTAAACTTGTTTACCGACTCGCCTTGTAAGTCCAAAGTAACAAGAACAACACCTGTCTCTAATTGGGATACTTTGACGGCTTTTCCTTCAAATATCATGTTTGTCTCCGGTTTTTATTATTAAGTTCTATCTACTTAGGATGAAACTAAACAAACGAATGACGACATCGTCATTCGTGCCTCAAATACATTAAAGTGATTTTTCCAACTCAGGAACGGCTTCAAACAAGTCCGCAACCAGACCGTAATCAGCCACCTGAAAGATGGGTGCTTCTTCGTCTTTGTTAATTGCCACAATCACTTTTGAATCCTTCATGCCGGCAAGATGCTGAATGGCGCCTGAAATACCTACGGCAATATACAAATCAGGGGCAACGGTTTTTCCTGTTTGCCCTACTTGCCAATCATTTGGTACAAAACCAGCATCAACCGCTGCACGAGAAGCGCCTACCGCCGCACCCAATTTATCAGCAACGGTTTCAAGCAGACTAAAGTTCTCTCCACTGCCCATTCCACGCCCACCAGAAACGATGATACTCGCCGCCGTTAATTCAGGGCGATCTGATACCGCTAACTGCTCACTAACAAATTGACACCGATCAGACACAATCACCTGATCTAAAGTAATAATACTAGCACTACCGCCTTGGTTCGCCACTGGATCAAAGCCAGTAGCACGCACTGTCATCACTTTAATCGGATCACTTGTCTTCACTGTGGCTAACGCATTGCCTGCGTAAATAGGTCTAATAAAAGTATCAGCACTCACTACTTCAATCACATCCGATAATTGCGCCACATCCAATAACGCCGCAACACGAGGCAAGAGGTTTTTACCTGTGGTCGTTGCTGGCGCAAGAATGTGTTCATAACGACTCGCAATATCGACCACTAATTTACTGATATTTTCCGCTAGTTGATGTTCATAAGCGGCCTCATCAGCAAGTAAAACACGAACAACCGATTCCGCATTAGCCGCCTGGTCTGCAACGGATTGGCAATTCATACCAGCGACGAGTACATGAATGTCCGTGCCTATTTTTTTCGCGGCGGCAATGGTATTTAACGTACTCGGTTTTAATAACGTATTATCGTGCTCGGCAATAATTAATAGGCTCATGGTAATACCTTCGCTTCGTTCTTTAGTTTTTCAACAAGTTCAGCAACAGAACCGACTTTAATCCCCGCTTTTCGTTCAGAAGGAGGAGCAACAGACACTATTTCAACCTTTGACTGAGTATTCACTCTCAATTGATCAAGGTTTTTAACGTCAAGTGGTTTTCTCTTCGCTTTCATAA includes:
- a CDS encoding electron transfer flavoprotein subunit alpha/FixB family protein, translated to MSLLIIAEHDNTLLKPSTLNTIAAAKKIGTDIHVLVAGMNCQSVADQAANAESVVRVLLADEAAYEHQLAENISKLVVDIASRYEHILAPATTTGKNLLPRVAALLDVAQLSDVIEVVSADTFIRPIYAGNALATVKTSDPIKVMTVRATGFDPVANQGGSASIITLDQVIVSDRCQFVSEQLAVSDRPELTAASIIVSGGRGMGSGENFSLLETVADKLGAAVGASRAAVDAGFVPNDWQVGQTGKTVAPDLYIAVGISGAIQHLAGMKDSKVIVAINKDEEAPIFQVADYGLVADLFEAVPELEKSL